A portion of the Burkholderia pseudomultivorans genome contains these proteins:
- a CDS encoding alpha/beta hydrolase produces the protein MPKTYADQTVWRDMQKFLPPEFQWNDSQLPREEWWNWHGNRLHLDTYRNPQAKVNVILFHGVGTNGRQMSMILGEQLARRGYETIAVDMPEYGMTEVAKGALIRYDDWVQAGSDLIDAERAKDDRPIVLYGLSAGGMLTYHVAALNGKVKGIVGMTFLDQRSQQVRDETARNLFMSRVGGPMTHLAAHTPLVRSMRIPMTMASKMSALVNDPAALKVWLSDRTSAGNAMTMAFLSSYMTYRPAVEPEDFAVCPVLLTQPAADRWTPLHLSEPFLQRIRKEPVKVVMLDNAGHYPLEQPGLSQMVDAIDGFYREVTTSAADTRTLP, from the coding sequence ATGCCCAAGACCTACGCCGACCAGACCGTCTGGCGCGACATGCAGAAATTCCTGCCGCCCGAGTTCCAGTGGAACGACAGCCAGCTGCCGCGCGAGGAATGGTGGAACTGGCACGGCAACCGTCTCCATCTCGACACGTATCGCAATCCGCAGGCGAAAGTGAATGTGATCCTGTTCCACGGCGTGGGCACCAACGGCCGGCAGATGTCGATGATCCTCGGCGAGCAGCTCGCGCGCCGCGGCTACGAGACGATCGCGGTCGACATGCCCGAATACGGGATGACCGAAGTCGCCAAGGGCGCGCTGATCCGCTACGACGACTGGGTGCAGGCCGGCAGCGACCTGATCGACGCCGAGCGCGCGAAGGACGACCGGCCGATCGTGCTGTACGGGCTGAGCGCGGGCGGCATGCTGACGTATCACGTGGCCGCACTGAACGGCAAGGTCAAGGGCATCGTCGGCATGACCTTTCTCGACCAGCGCAGCCAGCAGGTGCGCGACGAGACCGCGCGCAACCTGTTCATGAGCCGCGTCGGCGGCCCGATGACGCATCTCGCCGCGCACACGCCGCTCGTCAGGTCGATGCGCATCCCGATGACGATGGCCAGCAAGATGTCCGCGCTGGTCAACGACCCCGCTGCGCTGAAGGTATGGCTGTCCGATCGCACGTCCGCCGGCAATGCGATGACGATGGCCTTTCTGAGTTCCTACATGACGTATCGGCCAGCGGTCGAGCCGGAGGATTTCGCCGTCTGCCCGGTGCTGCTGACGCAGCCGGCCGCCGACCGCTGGACGCCGCTGCATCTGAGCGAACCGTTTCTGCAGCGCATCCGCAAGGAGCCGGTGAAGGTCGTGATGCTCGACAACGCGGGACACTATCCGCTGGAACAGCCGGGGCTGTCGCAGATGGTCGATGCGATCGACGGGTTCTATCGGGAGGTGACGACGAGCGCGGCCGACACGCGGACGCTGCCGTAG
- a CDS encoding Zn-dependent hydrolase, translating to MKDLLEIDGGRLWQSLTDMARIGATPRGGVRRLALTEDDRRGRELFAQWCRDAGMTVSVDAVGNLFARRDGADAQAAPVVIGSHLDTQPEGGRFDGVYGVLAGLELVRTLNDAGIVTDKPLEIVSWTNEEGARFAPAMLGSAVFTGALPLDDALAKQDADGITLGAALEACGCRATRATGGAVDAYFEAHIEQGPVLEANGTTIGVVTGGQAIRWLDVTVTGVAAHAGTTPMPYRKDAYFASAQMALELERIVAGFAPRGLATIGQVGIRNASRNTIAGDVTFTVDLRHHDDAQVDAMEHALRDACARVAAARGVQVAIDTCWRSPATPFDRDCVELVAQAAAAFGYTNERIVSGAGHDAILLARHYPTAMVFIPCVDGLSHNEAEDALPDDVTRGTNVLLNAVLARAGVAAHAEDATTARSA from the coding sequence ATGAAAGACCTGTTGGAAATCGACGGCGGCCGCCTGTGGCAGAGCCTGACGGACATGGCGCGCATCGGCGCGACGCCGCGCGGCGGCGTGCGGCGGCTCGCGCTCACCGAAGACGACCGGCGCGGCCGCGAACTGTTCGCGCAGTGGTGTCGCGACGCGGGCATGACGGTCAGCGTCGATGCGGTCGGCAACCTGTTCGCGCGGCGCGACGGCGCCGACGCGCAGGCCGCGCCGGTCGTGATCGGCAGCCATCTCGACACGCAGCCCGAAGGCGGCCGGTTCGACGGCGTCTATGGCGTGCTCGCCGGGCTCGAACTCGTGCGCACGCTGAACGATGCGGGCATCGTGACCGACAAGCCGCTCGAGATCGTGTCGTGGACCAACGAGGAGGGCGCGCGCTTCGCGCCGGCGATGCTCGGCTCGGCGGTGTTTACGGGCGCGCTGCCGCTCGACGACGCGCTCGCGAAGCAGGACGCCGACGGCATCACGCTCGGTGCCGCGCTCGAAGCATGCGGCTGCCGCGCGACGCGCGCGACCGGCGGCGCGGTGGATGCGTATTTCGAAGCGCATATCGAGCAGGGGCCCGTGCTCGAAGCGAACGGCACGACGATCGGCGTCGTCACGGGCGGGCAGGCGATCCGCTGGCTCGACGTGACCGTGACGGGCGTGGCCGCGCACGCGGGCACGACGCCGATGCCGTATCGCAAGGATGCGTATTTCGCGAGCGCGCAAATGGCGCTCGAACTCGAACGGATCGTCGCCGGCTTCGCGCCGCGCGGGCTCGCGACGATCGGGCAGGTCGGGATCCGCAACGCGTCGCGCAACACGATTGCCGGCGACGTGACGTTCACCGTCGACCTGCGCCATCACGACGATGCACAGGTCGACGCGATGGAGCACGCGCTGCGCGATGCGTGCGCACGCGTGGCCGCCGCGCGCGGCGTGCAGGTCGCGATCGACACCTGCTGGCGCAGCCCCGCGACGCCGTTCGATCGCGACTGCGTCGAGCTCGTCGCGCAGGCGGCGGCCGCGTTCGGTTATACGAACGAGCGGATCGTCAGCGGCGCCGGGCACGATGCGATCCTGCTCGCGCGCCATTATCCGACCGCGATGGTGTTCATTCCGTGCGTCGACGGGCTGTCGCACAACGAGGCCGAGGATGCGCTGCCCGACGACGTGACGCGCGGCACGAACGTGCTGCTGAATGCGGTGCTCGCGCGCGCGGGCGTCGCGGCGCATGCCGAGGATGCGACGACGGCGCGCAGCGCATGA
- a CDS encoding MFS transporter, translating to MTQSLPSGRQPARAATAAFIGTMIEWYDFYIYATAAALVFGELYFPSHDPFVSTMASFATFAVGFFARPLGGIVFGHLGDRIGRKKALMTTLMMMGVATVCVGLLPDYSKVGVLAPVLLVALRIVQGIAVGGEWGGAVLMAGEHAPQGRRTFFASFAQLGSPAGLILSLVAFRAVTSMDKADFLAWGWRLPFLASSVLLVVGILIRLGVNESPEFARVKEANRTVKLPVAEVFRSAWGLVLLCIGANTIGIAGVYFTNTFMIAYTTQYVGVSRSLILDSLFAVAIIQFVAQPIAAWIAERIGGARFLKLAALLAMLSPYPMFVLVQGGTSASLVTGIALAVVCMSGFYSVIAGFVSGVFPAHVRYSAISLAYQICGAVAGGLTPLVGTWLAHRFTGQWWPLAVFYTCLAGISLLCIVALDARRAARPAVEAVGSH from the coding sequence ATGACCCAGTCCCTTCCTTCGGGCCGCCAGCCGGCTCGCGCGGCGACCGCCGCCTTCATCGGCACGATGATCGAGTGGTACGACTTCTACATCTACGCGACCGCCGCGGCGCTCGTGTTCGGCGAGTTGTATTTCCCGTCGCACGATCCGTTCGTCAGCACGATGGCGTCGTTCGCGACCTTCGCGGTCGGCTTTTTCGCGCGACCGCTCGGCGGCATCGTGTTCGGCCATCTCGGCGACCGCATCGGCCGCAAGAAGGCGCTGATGACGACGCTGATGATGATGGGTGTCGCGACCGTCTGCGTCGGGCTGCTGCCCGATTATTCGAAGGTCGGCGTGCTCGCGCCGGTGCTGCTCGTCGCGCTGCGCATCGTGCAGGGGATCGCGGTCGGCGGCGAGTGGGGCGGCGCGGTGCTGATGGCCGGCGAGCATGCGCCGCAGGGGCGCCGCACCTTCTTCGCGTCGTTCGCGCAGCTCGGCAGCCCGGCCGGGCTGATCCTGTCGCTGGTCGCGTTTCGCGCGGTCACGTCGATGGACAAGGCCGATTTCCTCGCCTGGGGCTGGCGCCTGCCGTTTCTCGCCAGCTCGGTGCTGCTGGTGGTCGGCATCCTGATCCGGCTCGGCGTGAACGAGTCGCCGGAATTCGCGCGCGTGAAGGAAGCGAACCGCACGGTGAAGCTGCCGGTCGCCGAGGTGTTCCGTTCCGCGTGGGGGCTCGTGCTGCTGTGCATCGGCGCGAACACGATCGGCATCGCCGGCGTCTATTTCACGAACACCTTCATGATCGCGTACACGACGCAGTACGTCGGCGTGTCGCGCTCGCTGATCCTCGACAGCCTGTTCGCGGTCGCGATCATCCAGTTCGTCGCGCAGCCGATCGCGGCGTGGATCGCCGAGCGCATCGGCGGTGCGCGCTTCCTGAAGCTCGCGGCGCTGCTCGCGATGCTGTCGCCGTACCCGATGTTCGTGCTCGTGCAGGGCGGCACGTCCGCGTCGCTCGTGACGGGCATCGCGCTCGCGGTCGTCTGCATGTCGGGCTTCTATTCGGTGATCGCGGGTTTCGTCAGCGGCGTGTTCCCCGCGCACGTGCGCTACTCGGCGATCTCGCTCGCGTACCAGATCTGCGGCGCGGTCGCGGGCGGCCTGACGCCGCTCGTCGGCACCTGGCTCGCGCATCGCTTCACCGGCCAGTGGTGGCCGCTCGCGGTGTTCTACACGTGCCTGGCCGGCATCTCGCTGCTGTGCATCGTCGCGCTCGACGCGCGCCGCGCCGCGCGGCCGGCCGTCGAAGCGGTCGGCTCGCACTGA
- a CDS encoding substrate-binding domain-containing protein, translating into MTSTIKDVAALSGFSIATVSRAINAPHTVSPATLETIRAAIDTLQFRPSPLGRQLRGERTRLIGVVLPTLSNPVFADCLQGIDELATAAGFKLILMTTEYDAARERHAIETLREQRVEGLILTVADADTHPLLDMLDRDGPHYVLMHNDTQRRPSVSVDNRRAAYDGVRLLTARGHRRVLMLAGSLAASDRARQRHLGYAQALDESGVATLPPVEVDFNAPELPDAVLAHLTAQATRPTALFCSNDLLAMVVMRGLRRAGFSIPDDLSVLGFDGIALGELLAPPLASVATPNRDIGRHAWLRLVESIGGATIDRASLILPHAVRDGATVAPPAADLQLRHA; encoded by the coding sequence ATGACCTCGACCATCAAGGATGTCGCCGCCCTGTCGGGCTTTTCGATCGCCACCGTGTCGCGTGCGATCAACGCACCGCACACGGTCAGCCCCGCCACGCTCGAAACGATCCGCGCGGCAATCGACACGCTGCAGTTCCGCCCGAGCCCGCTCGGCCGACAGCTGCGCGGCGAACGCACGCGCCTGATCGGCGTCGTGCTGCCGACGCTGTCGAACCCCGTGTTCGCCGACTGCCTGCAGGGCATCGACGAACTCGCCACCGCGGCCGGCTTCAAGCTGATCCTGATGACGACCGAATACGACGCGGCGCGCGAGCGCCACGCGATCGAAACGCTGCGCGAGCAGCGCGTCGAAGGCCTGATCCTGACCGTCGCCGACGCGGACACGCACCCGCTGCTCGACATGCTCGATCGCGACGGCCCGCACTACGTGCTGATGCACAACGACACGCAGCGTCGCCCGTCGGTATCCGTCGACAATCGCCGCGCCGCGTACGACGGCGTGCGGCTGCTGACCGCGCGCGGCCACCGCCGCGTGCTGATGCTCGCCGGTTCGCTCGCCGCGTCGGACCGCGCGCGCCAGCGCCATCTCGGCTATGCGCAGGCGCTCGACGAAAGCGGCGTCGCGACGCTGCCGCCCGTCGAGGTCGACTTCAACGCGCCCGAACTGCCCGACGCGGTGCTTGCGCACCTGACCGCGCAGGCGACGCGCCCGACCGCGCTGTTCTGCAGCAACGACCTGCTCGCGATGGTCGTGATGCGCGGCCTGCGCCGCGCCGGCTTCTCGATCCCCGACGACCTGTCGGTGCTCGGCTTCGACGGCATCGCGCTCGGCGAACTGCTCGCGCCGCCGCTCGCGAGCGTCGCGACGCCGAACCGCGACATCGGTCGTCACGCCTGGCTGCGCCTCGTCGAGTCGATCGGCGGCGCGACCATCGACCGAGCGTCGCTGATCCTGCCGCACGCGGTGCGCGACGGCGCGACGGTCGCGCCGCCGGCCGCCGACCTGCAGCTGCGCCACGCCTGA
- a CDS encoding purine-cytosine permease family protein codes for MSTNPTGNAGGLIEVRSIDFIPDAERHGGLLSQFTLWLSANMQITAIVTGALAVVLGGDVFWSLVALLLGQLIGGAVMALHGAQGPQLGLPQMISSRVQFGVYGAMIPIVLVCLMYVGFSASGSVLAGQAVAQLLHIDDAAGILLFAAVIVVLTVCGYRAIHCVGRIASVIGIVAFVYMFTQLFANHDIGALLANRHFSLASFLLSMSLSASWQIAFGPYVADYSRYLPRSTSSLGTFFAVGLGSVIGAQAAMVFGVFAAALAGSGFAHHEVAYIVGLGSTGAVAALLYFSIAFGKVTVTALNAYGSFMSMATIVSGFRGKRAVSSRSRMAYIFGMICVSTLLALAGRHSFLKEFTAFILFLLAFFTPWSAINLVDYYCFTRSRYDVPALSDPDGRYGRWNAMAIAIYVIGILVQLPFMSTHLYTGPLVDALGGTDISWILGLVVPAVLYYVGARASRRSIPDRLILPLERGEAQP; via the coding sequence GTGTCAACGAATCCCACTGGAAACGCCGGCGGCCTGATCGAGGTCCGCTCGATCGACTTCATTCCCGACGCCGAGCGCCACGGCGGCTTGCTGAGCCAGTTCACGCTGTGGCTGTCGGCGAACATGCAGATCACCGCGATCGTCACGGGCGCGCTGGCGGTCGTGCTCGGCGGCGACGTGTTCTGGTCGCTGGTCGCGCTGCTGCTGGGCCAGCTGATCGGCGGCGCGGTGATGGCGCTGCACGGCGCGCAGGGGCCGCAGCTCGGCCTGCCGCAGATGATTTCGAGCCGCGTGCAGTTCGGCGTGTATGGCGCGATGATCCCGATCGTGCTCGTGTGCCTGATGTACGTCGGTTTTTCCGCGAGCGGCTCGGTGCTGGCCGGGCAAGCCGTCGCGCAGCTGCTGCATATCGACGACGCGGCCGGCATCCTGCTGTTCGCGGCCGTGATCGTCGTGCTGACCGTGTGCGGTTATCGCGCGATCCACTGCGTCGGCCGGATCGCGAGCGTGATCGGCATCGTCGCGTTCGTCTACATGTTCACGCAGCTGTTCGCGAACCACGACATCGGCGCGCTGCTCGCGAACCGGCACTTCTCGCTGGCGAGCTTCCTGCTGTCGATGTCGCTGTCCGCGTCGTGGCAGATTGCATTCGGCCCGTACGTCGCCGACTATTCGCGCTACCTGCCGCGCTCGACGTCGTCGCTCGGCACGTTCTTCGCGGTCGGCCTCGGCTCGGTGATCGGCGCGCAGGCTGCAATGGTGTTCGGCGTATTCGCGGCGGCGCTGGCGGGCAGCGGCTTTGCGCACCATGAAGTCGCGTATATCGTCGGCCTCGGTTCGACCGGCGCCGTGGCCGCGCTGCTGTATTTCAGCATCGCGTTCGGCAAGGTCACGGTGACGGCGCTCAACGCCTACGGCAGCTTCATGTCGATGGCGACGATCGTCAGCGGCTTTCGCGGCAAGCGCGCGGTGTCGTCGCGCAGCCGCATGGCCTACATCTTCGGGATGATCTGCGTGTCGACGCTGCTCGCGCTCGCCGGCCGGCATTCGTTCCTGAAGGAATTCACCGCGTTCATCCTGTTCCTGCTCGCGTTCTTCACGCCGTGGAGCGCGATCAACCTCGTCGACTACTACTGCTTCACGCGCTCGCGCTACGACGTGCCCGCGCTGTCCGACCCGGACGGCCGCTACGGCCGCTGGAACGCGATGGCGATCGCGATCTACGTGATCGGCATCCTCGTGCAGCTGCCGTTCATGTCGACGCACCTCTACACGGGGCCGCTCGTCGATGCGCTCGGCGGCACCGACATCTCGTGGATTCTCGGCCTCGTCGTGCCGGCCGTGCTGTATTACGTCGGCGCGCGCGCGTCGCGACGCAGCATCCCCGACCGCCTGATCCTGCCGCTCGAGCGCGGCGAAGCCCAACCCTGA
- a CDS encoding AraC family transcriptional regulator: protein MDIARRFMTVWNFARSPASVLLMIEFGRSRAIAPAALLKGSQLTLKQLADPDFTVLAAQELTVASNLLSLTGNEAGVGLKVGLSYQLSAYGLLGYGLMSSATGRDAIALGSRYLALTYTFVGMRYRRVGTHDAVVFEPSPELSAQLQRFFVERAMGATCRVLRDVMGPAFALATFDLAYGAEPGARQQVLGTKVRYERPASTITFEHAQLERPLPQANAATAAMCERMCAELLSRRRTRVDIVSFLNEYLATHAFERPPQLKDVAALLNTSERTLKRRLQEEGACFRDISNAVRKARAQALVAEGRLSIKEIAQELGFSDLSSFSQAYKRWTGVAPSVSRQGAGGS, encoded by the coding sequence ATGGATATCGCGAGGCGCTTCATGACCGTCTGGAACTTCGCACGCAGCCCGGCTTCCGTCCTGCTCATGATCGAGTTCGGGCGCAGCAGGGCCATCGCGCCGGCCGCGCTGCTCAAGGGCTCGCAGCTCACGCTGAAGCAGCTCGCCGATCCGGATTTCACGGTGCTGGCCGCGCAGGAGCTGACCGTCGCGTCGAACCTGCTGAGCCTGACCGGCAACGAGGCGGGCGTCGGGCTGAAGGTCGGGCTGTCCTATCAGCTGTCGGCCTACGGACTGCTCGGCTACGGGCTGATGAGCAGCGCGACGGGCCGTGACGCGATCGCGCTCGGCAGCCGCTATCTGGCGCTGACCTATACGTTCGTCGGCATGCGTTATCGCCGCGTCGGGACGCACGACGCGGTCGTGTTCGAGCCGTCGCCGGAATTGTCCGCGCAGCTGCAGCGCTTCTTCGTCGAGCGCGCGATGGGGGCGACCTGCCGCGTGCTGCGCGACGTGATGGGCCCGGCCTTCGCGCTCGCGACCTTCGATCTCGCATACGGCGCCGAGCCGGGTGCCCGTCAGCAGGTGCTGGGCACCAAGGTCCGGTACGAACGGCCGGCGAGCACGATCACGTTCGAGCACGCGCAGCTCGAACGTCCGCTGCCGCAGGCGAACGCCGCCACCGCGGCGATGTGCGAGCGGATGTGCGCCGAGCTGCTGTCGCGCAGGCGCACGCGCGTCGACATCGTGTCGTTCCTCAACGAATACCTGGCCACGCACGCGTTCGAAAGGCCGCCGCAACTGAAGGACGTCGCGGCGCTGCTCAACACGAGCGAGCGCACGCTCAAGCGCCGGCTTCAGGAAGAGGGCGCGTGCTTTCGCGACATCTCGAACGCGGTGCGCAAGGCGCGCGCGCAGGCGCTGGTTGCCGAGGGGCGCCTGTCGATCAAGGAGATCGCGCAGGAACTGGGGTTCAGCGACCTGTCGTCGTTCTCGCAGGCGTACAAGCGATGGACGGGCGTGGCGCCGAGCGTGTCGCGGCAGGGCGCGGGCGGTTCGTAG
- a CDS encoding NAD(P)H-binding protein, translating to MKLLLVGATGLVGRHVLDAALADPRVTRIVVVARRPLSSHPKLQAVTVDFEQLPADADWWRADAVICTLGTTMRVAGSQAAFRRVDHDYPLAVARLAHRHGTPTYVLNSALGADPASRVFYSRVKGEVERALADVGFTSLTYVRPGLIGGSRDAFRLGERALLLALGVAGALLPRKWRVNPAPRIAQALLDAALDARPGVHVVTSDRLV from the coding sequence ATGAAACTGCTGCTGGTCGGCGCGACCGGACTGGTCGGACGCCACGTCCTCGATGCGGCGCTCGCCGATCCGCGCGTGACGCGCATCGTCGTCGTCGCGCGCCGTCCGTTGTCGTCGCATCCGAAGCTGCAGGCCGTGACGGTCGACTTCGAGCAGCTGCCCGCCGACGCCGACTGGTGGCGCGCCGACGCCGTGATCTGCACGCTGGGCACCACGATGCGCGTCGCCGGGTCGCAGGCGGCATTCCGGCGCGTCGACCACGACTATCCGCTCGCGGTCGCGCGGCTCGCACATCGGCACGGCACGCCGACCTATGTGCTGAATTCCGCGCTCGGCGCGGATCCGGCGTCACGCGTGTTCTACAGCCGCGTGAAGGGCGAAGTGGAGCGCGCGCTCGCGGACGTCGGGTTCACGTCGCTCACGTACGTGCGTCCCGGCCTGATCGGCGGCAGCCGCGACGCGTTCCGGCTCGGCGAGCGCGCGCTGCTGCTCGCACTGGGAGTCGCGGGCGCGCTGCTGCCGCGGAAGTGGCGCGTGAATCCCGCGCCACGGATTGCGCAAGCGCTGCTCGATGCCGCGCTCGATGCGCGGCCGGGCGTGCACGTCGTCACGTCCGACCGGCTGGTCTGA
- a CDS encoding LysR family transcriptional regulator: protein MRPDLAPFLNDRLDWNLLRTYLVIMQERSVSRAAARLHVTQPAVSQALRRLEDALERRLIERRGAHFAPTPAGEAVYRIASDIYGGISRLETELDDGSADLTGSIRLLTVSRIESPVYDEFLADFHRAYPRIDLQIDVMRSSDILSSLLQKTATAGLGLCRTPHDKLEMRCFLRQRYAIYCGRHHRLFGQTQLRMEDLLAENFVSFTSDQIGDSLSPLTVFRDQKGFTGRIVASSPSLEEVRRLIFAGYGIGCLPEHIVRDDIAQQRLWRLPPDDGLVDVDVFLLWHRERKMNAAELAFLDAMERCMQRYALAERLGN, encoded by the coding sequence ATGCGCCCCGACCTCGCCCCTTTCCTGAACGACCGCCTCGACTGGAACCTGCTGCGCACCTATCTGGTGATCATGCAGGAGCGCAGCGTGAGCCGCGCCGCCGCGCGCCTGCACGTGACGCAGCCGGCCGTGAGCCAGGCGCTGCGGCGGCTCGAAGACGCGCTCGAGCGCCGGCTGATCGAGCGGCGCGGCGCGCACTTCGCGCCGACGCCGGCCGGCGAGGCCGTCTACCGGATCGCGAGCGACATCTACGGCGGCATCTCGCGCCTGGAAACCGAACTCGACGACGGCAGCGCCGACCTCACCGGCTCGATCCGCCTGCTGACCGTGAGCCGCATCGAGTCGCCCGTCTACGACGAATTCCTGGCCGACTTCCATCGCGCGTATCCGCGCATCGACCTGCAGATCGACGTGATGCGCTCGTCGGACATCCTGTCGTCGCTGCTGCAGAAGACCGCGACGGCCGGGCTCGGCCTGTGCCGCACGCCGCACGACAAGCTGGAGATGCGCTGCTTCCTGCGCCAGCGCTATGCGATCTATTGCGGCCGCCATCACCGGCTGTTCGGGCAGACGCAACTGCGGATGGAGGACCTGCTCGCGGAAAACTTCGTGTCGTTCACGAGCGACCAGATCGGCGACAGCCTGTCGCCGCTCACGGTATTTCGCGACCAGAAGGGCTTCACCGGGCGCATCGTCGCGTCGTCGCCGAGCCTCGAGGAAGTGCGGCGGCTGATCTTCGCGGGCTACGGGATCGGCTGCCTGCCCGAACACATCGTGCGCGACGACATCGCGCAGCAGCGGCTGTGGCGGCTGCCGCCCGACGACGGGCTGGTCGACGTCGACGTGTTCCTGCTCTGGCATCGCGAGCGCAAGATGAATGCGGCCGAGCTGGCGTTTCTCGACGCGATGGAGCGCTGCATGCAGCGCTATGCGCTGGCCGAGCGGCTGGGGAATTAG
- a CDS encoding histone deacetylase family protein, with product MKTYFHPEQLLHHPRTYLSRGQMRSPQEVPERAARLVAAVRGLDFDVREPADRGTAPIAAVHDMNYLRFLEDAHRDWKQMPDDWGDEVMSNIFVRDPNPLRGVLAKAARYLADGSCPVGANTWRAAYWSAQSALAAAADVNDGARDAYALCRPPGHHARRDAAGGFCYLNNAAIAAQALLGRHRRVAILDTDMHHGQGVQEIFYGRDDVLYVSIHGDPTNFYPVVAGYEEETGAGAGDGFNLNLPMPHGAPESVFFERLDDALRALARFEPDALVLALGFDIYKEDPQSQVAVTTDGFGRLGGAIGALGLPTVIVQEGGYHLESLDANARAFFGGFAAAR from the coding sequence ATGAAAACCTATTTCCATCCCGAACAGTTGCTGCATCATCCGCGCACCTACCTGTCGCGCGGCCAGATGCGCTCGCCCCAGGAAGTGCCCGAGCGCGCCGCGCGTCTGGTCGCGGCCGTGCGCGGGCTCGACTTCGACGTACGCGAGCCGGCCGACCGCGGCACGGCGCCGATCGCGGCCGTGCACGACATGAACTACCTGCGCTTTCTCGAGGACGCGCATCGCGACTGGAAGCAGATGCCCGACGACTGGGGCGACGAAGTGATGTCGAACATCTTCGTGCGCGATCCGAATCCGCTGCGCGGCGTGCTCGCGAAGGCTGCGCGCTATCTCGCCGACGGCAGCTGCCCGGTCGGCGCGAACACGTGGCGGGCCGCCTACTGGTCCGCGCAGAGCGCGCTCGCGGCGGCGGCGGACGTGAACGACGGCGCGCGCGATGCGTATGCGCTGTGCCGCCCGCCCGGCCATCACGCGCGCCGCGATGCGGCGGGCGGCTTCTGCTACCTGAACAACGCGGCGATCGCCGCGCAGGCGCTGCTCGGCCGCCATCGCCGCGTCGCGATCCTCGACACCGACATGCATCACGGCCAGGGCGTGCAGGAGATCTTCTACGGTCGCGACGACGTGCTGTACGTGTCGATCCACGGCGATCCGACCAACTTCTATCCGGTCGTCGCGGGCTACGAGGAGGAGACGGGCGCGGGCGCAGGCGACGGCTTCAACCTGAACCTGCCGATGCCGCACGGCGCGCCGGAGTCGGTGTTTTTCGAGCGGCTCGACGATGCGCTGCGCGCGCTCGCGCGCTTCGAGCCCGATGCGCTGGTGCTCGCGCTCGGCTTCGACATCTACAAGGAGGATCCGCAGTCGCAGGTCGCGGTGACGACCGACGGCTTCGGCCGGCTGGGCGGTGCGATCGGCGCGCTCGGGCTGCCGACCGTGATCGTGCAGGAAGGCGGCTATCACCTCGAAAGCCTCGACGCGAACGCGCGAGCCTTCTTCGGCGGGTTCGCGGCCGCGCGCTGA